A window of the Candidatus Paraluminiphilus aquimaris genome harbors these coding sequences:
- the fdx gene encoding ISC system 2Fe-2S type ferredoxin, translating to MPQIIVLPHHEFCPDGAAVEAESGQSVCDVLLSNDIDIEHACEMSCACTTCHVIVREGFDSLSEADELEEDYLDKAWGLEPESRLSCQALVGSEPLVVEIPRYTINHASEKH from the coding sequence ATGCCACAGATTATCGTATTACCCCATCATGAGTTTTGCCCCGACGGCGCTGCGGTCGAGGCTGAGAGTGGGCAGAGTGTGTGTGATGTGTTGCTGTCCAATGACATCGATATTGAGCACGCCTGCGAGATGTCATGTGCCTGTACCACCTGCCATGTCATTGTGAGAGAAGGCTTCGATTCGCTCAGCGAGGCCGATGAGCTCGAGGAGGATTATCTCGACAAAGCGTGGGGACTGGAGCCTGAGTCCCGGCTTTCCTGCCAAGCACTTGTCGGGAGTGAGCCGCTCGTGGTCGAAATTCCGCGCTATACGATCAACCACGCGTCGGAGAAGCATTAA
- the hscA gene encoding Fe-S protein assembly chaperone HscA: MLLQISEPDSGQVPQRERKRGLGIDLGTTNSLVAVKTASGVEVIKDATGEVLLPSVVNFGEVVLVGHEAKATASSDPKNTIVSAKRLMGRSREDLTVSQTMGLADSDRLAFDTDFGEKTPVEVSSEILRALAKRAKENAAAEVDGVVITVPAYFDDSQRQATRQAAELAGLNVLRMLNEPTAAAVAYGLDESIDESSVVAVYDLGGGTFDISILRMERGLLRVLATGGDSALGGDDFDECIVDWLLKAWSLSHPTYAEQRELMGIAREIKESLTQLDAISVLPPSFCSDREELTLSREEFNTLTRGLVVRTLDACRQAMSDAGITDVTQVVLVGGSTRMPVIGIEVADFFGCEPLCTLDPDQVVALGAAMQADVLVGNGDGGEALLLDVIPLSLGLETYGGLIEKIIPRNSVLPVAKAQEFTTAKDGQTGLVVHVLQGERERVEDCRSLARFELSGIPPMVAGAARIRVTFKVDADGLLEVSAREEITGTETSLVVKPSFGLSDDEVALMLRSSQQNAAEDMQARQLREARVEAESLLHGLAGALEADGDLLSAEERGELESTAAALVNIIEGDDVEAIRQRTETLGQASLTFAERRMDRSIKSALSGVAVSELDDSD, from the coding sequence GTGTTATTGCAAATTTCAGAACCCGACAGTGGTCAGGTGCCTCAGCGCGAGCGCAAGAGAGGGCTCGGCATTGACCTTGGTACAACAAATAGTTTGGTCGCCGTAAAAACGGCGTCAGGTGTTGAAGTTATTAAGGACGCGACGGGTGAGGTTTTGCTGCCGTCGGTCGTGAACTTTGGTGAGGTTGTCCTTGTCGGCCATGAGGCCAAGGCCACCGCAAGCAGTGATCCCAAAAATACGATCGTATCGGCAAAGCGATTAATGGGACGTTCGCGTGAGGACCTTACGGTATCTCAGACGATGGGTTTGGCCGATTCAGACCGGCTCGCCTTCGATACGGATTTTGGCGAAAAAACACCTGTTGAAGTTTCAAGCGAGATCTTGCGCGCGCTTGCAAAACGGGCCAAGGAAAATGCCGCGGCAGAAGTCGACGGCGTCGTTATAACCGTTCCTGCTTACTTTGATGACAGTCAACGCCAGGCCACCCGCCAAGCAGCCGAGTTGGCCGGCTTGAACGTGTTGCGCATGTTGAATGAGCCTACGGCTGCAGCGGTTGCCTACGGTTTGGATGAGTCTATCGACGAGTCGAGTGTTGTTGCCGTTTATGATCTTGGCGGTGGCACCTTTGATATTTCGATACTTCGTATGGAGCGCGGCCTATTACGGGTTCTCGCGACGGGTGGTGACAGTGCCCTCGGCGGAGATGATTTCGATGAATGCATTGTTGATTGGCTACTTAAAGCCTGGTCTTTGAGTCATCCAACCTACGCTGAGCAACGCGAGTTAATGGGCATTGCGCGTGAAATTAAGGAGTCACTGACCCAGCTTGATGCGATATCGGTCTTGCCTCCATCGTTTTGTTCGGACAGAGAAGAACTGACCTTAAGCCGAGAGGAATTTAATACGCTTACCCGAGGCCTTGTTGTGAGAACGCTTGATGCCTGTCGGCAGGCCATGTCGGATGCGGGCATAACTGATGTGACACAGGTTGTGCTTGTGGGTGGGTCGACCCGTATGCCCGTTATCGGCATTGAGGTGGCAGACTTTTTTGGATGTGAGCCCCTGTGCACACTAGACCCTGATCAAGTCGTAGCCTTGGGTGCGGCGATGCAGGCCGATGTGTTGGTCGGCAATGGTGATGGCGGTGAAGCACTCTTATTGGACGTTATTCCTTTGTCACTCGGTCTGGAAACATACGGTGGGCTGATCGAAAAAATTATTCCTCGAAATTCGGTGCTGCCGGTTGCGAAAGCGCAGGAATTCACCACCGCAAAAGATGGGCAAACCGGTCTTGTTGTCCACGTGTTGCAGGGTGAGCGGGAGCGCGTCGAAGACTGCCGTTCACTTGCTAGATTTGAGCTGAGCGGTATTCCTCCGATGGTTGCTGGTGCTGCACGTATACGTGTGACATTCAAAGTCGATGCAGATGGACTCTTAGAGGTTTCAGCGCGCGAGGAAATAACAGGCACCGAGACAAGTCTTGTCGTGAAGCCCTCTTTTGGTTTATCTGACGATGAGGTCGCCCTGATGTTGCGCTCAAGTCAGCAGAATGCGGCAGAAGATATGCAGGCACGGCAACTACGAGAGGCGAGAGTTGAAGCGGAATCGTTGCTTCATGGTCTCGCGGGTGCACTCGAGGCCGACGGTGATTTGTTGAGTGCTGAAGAGCGTGGCGAACTTGAGAGTACCGCGGCTGCGCTGGTTAATATCATCGAGGGCGATGATGTTGAGGCCATTCGCCAACGAACCGAGACATTGGGACAAGCTTCTCTTACCTTTGCCGAGCGTCGGATGGACAGAAGTATAAAGAGTGCTCTGAGCGGTGTAGCCGTCTCGGAGCTTGATGACTCAGATTAG
- the rlmN gene encoding 23S rRNA (adenine(2503)-C(2))-methyltransferase RlmN — protein MPEALIATSNPASKVNLLGMTRAQLESYFDELGEKKFRAQQVMKWMHHQGVRDFQAMTNLGKALRDKLASCAEITPPEIESQQDSTDGTRKWAIKVDGGALVEAVLIPEGDRATLCVSSQVGCSLDCKFCSTGKQGFQRDLTSAEIIGQVWLAINSYDGWQAGNGRVVTNVVMMGMGEPLLNFDNVVSSMELMCDDLAYGLSKRKVTLSTSGVVPALDRLAELSDVSLAVSLHAPNDAIRNEIVPINRRYPIAKLLDSARAYIDAQTDKKRVVTIEYTLLAGVNDQVEHAHELAVLLKDYPCKINLIPFNDFPNSGYQRPSGNAVSRFWKVLMEAGFIVTVRTTRGDDIDAACGQLVGDVNDRTKRSERYRAQYEELE, from the coding sequence ATGCCGGAAGCGTTAATCGCAACGTCCAATCCGGCCAGCAAAGTAAACTTGCTGGGCATGACCCGTGCCCAGCTAGAAAGCTATTTTGACGAGCTGGGCGAGAAAAAGTTTCGCGCTCAGCAAGTCATGAAATGGATGCACCACCAAGGCGTCCGTGATTTTCAAGCGATGACGAATCTCGGTAAGGCGCTTAGAGATAAGCTCGCCTCTTGCGCTGAAATAACGCCACCGGAAATTGAAAGTCAGCAAGATTCAACCGACGGCACCCGAAAGTGGGCGATCAAGGTCGACGGGGGTGCACTGGTAGAGGCGGTCCTGATACCGGAAGGCGACCGCGCCACGCTGTGCGTGTCCTCCCAGGTGGGTTGTAGTCTTGATTGCAAGTTTTGTTCAACGGGCAAGCAGGGGTTTCAGCGGGACCTAACCTCCGCCGAGATCATTGGTCAGGTTTGGTTGGCCATCAATTCATACGATGGCTGGCAAGCGGGCAACGGACGAGTTGTCACGAACGTTGTGATGATGGGCATGGGTGAGCCCCTGCTTAACTTCGATAACGTCGTCAGTTCCATGGAACTCATGTGTGATGACCTCGCTTACGGCTTATCAAAGCGCAAGGTGACGTTGTCGACCTCTGGTGTTGTACCTGCGCTTGACCGTTTAGCAGAGCTCTCAGATGTGAGTCTTGCTGTGTCACTGCATGCACCGAATGACGCCATTCGTAATGAGATTGTTCCCATCAATCGGCGCTATCCCATTGCCAAACTCCTCGACTCCGCGCGCGCATACATTGATGCGCAGACGGACAAAAAACGCGTCGTGACCATCGAGTACACGTTGCTGGCGGGCGTTAATGACCAAGTAGAGCATGCGCATGAGCTTGCAGTCCTACTCAAGGATTACCCCTGCAAAATTAATCTCATCCCATTCAATGACTTCCCTAATTCTGGCTATCAACGTCCGAGCGGGAATGCCGTCTCGCGGTTTTGGAAGGTCTTGATGGAAGCGGGATTCATCGTCACAGTAAGAACCACACGTGGCGACGATATTGACGCCGCCTGCGGTCAGTTAGTTGGCGATGTGAACGATCGAACAAAGCGGTCAGAACGTTATAGAGCTCAGTACGAAGAATTAGAATAG
- the pilW gene encoding type IV pilus biogenesis/stability protein PilW: MKNRLIALLLAVTAGCVTETQGPEPVVVDDKQAISQRVALARQYIGAGDWDNAKRNLELAASIDEDNPEVLEAFALVFQSTGEFELAAANFTRALEGGAGSRARNNYAAFLFSQGQYQQSADEFREVTADTLYSGRPRAFVNLGLALLQLGNTNEARQAFTRSLFMDSRNPTALLELTQISLTEGDVEAASGYYASYRQSVRGQSARALILGVEIARLSGDADLEASNLLSLRNLHAEAPIYKVWSAAQLEQR, encoded by the coding sequence ATGAAAAACCGACTGATAGCACTATTACTCGCCGTAACGGCCGGGTGCGTCACCGAAACCCAAGGTCCTGAGCCCGTTGTCGTTGACGACAAGCAGGCTATTTCTCAGCGTGTCGCACTGGCTCGGCAATATATAGGTGCCGGGGATTGGGACAACGCCAAACGCAATTTGGAGCTCGCAGCGAGTATTGACGAGGATAACCCCGAGGTATTGGAGGCGTTTGCCTTGGTATTTCAAAGCACGGGCGAATTCGAGCTTGCGGCAGCCAATTTCACCCGCGCACTGGAGGGAGGTGCTGGGTCTCGAGCGCGCAATAATTACGCGGCATTTCTGTTCTCGCAAGGTCAATATCAGCAGTCTGCGGACGAGTTTCGGGAGGTAACCGCCGATACGCTTTACAGCGGCCGCCCTCGCGCTTTTGTGAACCTCGGTCTGGCCTTGCTGCAACTCGGTAATACCAACGAGGCGCGTCAAGCCTTTACGCGGAGCTTGTTCATGGATTCGCGAAATCCAACTGCGTTACTCGAATTAACACAGATTTCACTGACTGAGGGTGATGTCGAGGCCGCGAGTGGGTATTATGCAAGTTACCGCCAGAGCGTACGTGGTCAAAGTGCACGGGCTCTGATACTCGGTGTTGAGATCGCGCGTCTTTCCGGCGACGCTGACTTAGAGGCCAGTAATTTACTGTCGCTAAGAAACCTCCACGCTGAGGCACCTATTTACAAGGTGTGGAGTGCTGCGCAGTTGGAGCAGCGATAA
- the ispG gene encoding flavodoxin-dependent (E)-4-hydroxy-3-methylbut-2-enyl-diphosphate synthase: MSQASPIKRRKSRQIMVGNVPVGGDAPISVQSMTNTETCDVQATVGQITAIAEAGADIVRVSVPSMEAAEAFKAIRKKSPVPLVADIHFDHKIALKVAEYGVDCLRINPGNIGKEQKVREVIAACKDKGIPIRIGVNAGSLGKELMRKYPEPTSEALIESALKNVDILDRHDFPDFKVSVKASEVFMAVAAYRGLAAQIEQPLHLGITEAGALRGGTVKSAVGLGMLLMEGIGDTLRVSLAADPVEEVKVGFEILKSLKLRANGINFIACPSCSRQNFDVIGTMNELERRLEDIRTPMDVAVIGCIVNGPGEAREADVGMTGATPSNLIYLDGEPDHKVSNNNFVDHLEATIRKRAENLEAQRARDDAEIISSSQ; encoded by the coding sequence ATGAGTCAGGCTTCGCCCATTAAGCGCCGTAAGAGTCGTCAGATAATGGTTGGCAACGTGCCTGTGGGTGGAGATGCACCCATAAGTGTTCAAAGTATGACGAATACCGAGACCTGCGATGTGCAGGCAACGGTTGGCCAGATCACAGCGATTGCGGAAGCGGGTGCGGACATCGTACGTGTCTCTGTTCCGAGCATGGAGGCCGCTGAGGCATTTAAAGCCATTCGAAAAAAATCCCCCGTTCCGTTGGTCGCCGATATTCACTTTGATCACAAAATTGCTTTGAAAGTTGCTGAGTACGGTGTCGACTGCTTAAGGATTAATCCGGGCAATATCGGCAAAGAGCAGAAGGTGCGTGAGGTCATAGCGGCCTGCAAAGACAAAGGCATACCGATAAGAATTGGTGTGAATGCCGGCTCCCTGGGTAAGGAGTTGATGCGCAAGTATCCGGAGCCAACATCAGAAGCGCTCATTGAGTCGGCGCTCAAAAACGTCGATATATTAGATAGACATGACTTCCCCGATTTCAAAGTGAGTGTAAAGGCTTCCGAGGTGTTTATGGCAGTCGCCGCTTACAGGGGCCTTGCTGCTCAGATAGAGCAACCGCTGCATCTCGGAATTACTGAGGCCGGTGCGCTGCGCGGTGGCACAGTGAAATCTGCCGTTGGGCTGGGCATGCTACTCATGGAAGGTATCGGCGACACCTTGCGTGTGTCGTTGGCGGCAGACCCTGTTGAAGAGGTAAAAGTCGGGTTTGAGATCCTTAAGAGTCTCAAATTGCGGGCGAACGGCATTAATTTCATTGCCTGTCCGAGTTGCTCGCGACAAAACTTTGATGTCATCGGTACAATGAACGAATTAGAGCGGCGGTTAGAAGATATTCGCACGCCCATGGACGTTGCCGTAATCGGCTGCATTGTTAATGGACCGGGCGAAGCCCGTGAAGCGGATGTGGGCATGACCGGTGCTACTCCGTCTAACTTGATCTACCTCGATGGTGAGCCTGATCATAAAGTGAGCAACAACAACTTTGTTGACCATTTAGAGGCTACCATTAGGAAGCGTGCTGAGAATCTGGAAGCGCAGCGCGCCCGCGATGACGCGGAGATTATTTCCAGTAGTCAGTAG
- the hscB gene encoding Fe-S protein assembly co-chaperone HscB — translation MTNHFTSFDLDPAFSIDLDMLEQRYEQLMAICHPDRYAGAPTFEQNAAAKRAADINEAYNVLKHPVDRAGHLLQLWGVDLSVLERQPADPEFLFEQMLLREKVQEFETLSADSSADLVADIDVAYKQTQEKFITYFEAGDVTQASAAWVEFHFQQKLSDELKRARDQRG, via the coding sequence GTGACCAATCATTTTACGTCATTTGATCTTGATCCTGCGTTCAGTATTGACCTCGATATGTTAGAACAGCGGTACGAGCAATTGATGGCGATATGCCATCCGGATAGATACGCGGGAGCGCCGACCTTTGAGCAGAACGCGGCGGCCAAGCGGGCTGCCGACATCAACGAAGCGTACAATGTGCTCAAACACCCCGTGGATCGTGCTGGTCATTTATTACAGCTCTGGGGTGTGGACCTATCGGTCTTGGAGCGCCAACCGGCAGACCCCGAATTCTTATTCGAACAAATGCTCCTAAGAGAAAAGGTGCAGGAGTTTGAAACGTTGAGCGCGGACTCATCCGCCGATCTTGTTGCGGATATTGATGTCGCGTACAAGCAGACTCAGGAGAAGTTCATTACGTACTTTGAGGCGGGAGATGTCACGCAGGCTTCCGCCGCATGGGTAGAGTTTCATTTTCAGCAGAAGCTTAGTGATGAGCTGAAGCGTGCGCGGGATCAAAGGGGATAG
- the ndk gene encoding nucleoside-diphosphate kinase, with protein sequence MSVEQTLSIIKPDAVAKNVTGQINARFEAAGLQIVAQKMLRLSDDVAGGFYAEHKERPFYPDLVSFMTSGPVVVQVLEGEGAILKNRELMGATNPAEADAGTIRADFANSIDANAVHGSDSPASAAREIAYFFAASDLCSR encoded by the coding sequence ATGTCCGTCGAACAAACTCTTTCAATTATCAAGCCTGACGCTGTTGCGAAAAACGTCACAGGTCAGATCAATGCGCGCTTCGAAGCTGCTGGTTTGCAGATTGTCGCGCAGAAAATGCTGCGCTTGTCGGATGACGTGGCGGGCGGTTTCTACGCAGAGCACAAAGAGCGTCCATTTTATCCGGATCTCGTCTCTTTCATGACGTCAGGACCCGTGGTTGTTCAGGTGCTAGAGGGTGAGGGCGCTATTCTAAAGAACCGCGAACTGATGGGCGCAACAAATCCTGCTGAGGCCGATGCTGGCACTATTCGTGCAGATTTTGCTAACTCAATCGATGCAAACGCGGTTCATGGTTCTGACTCGCCAGCTTCCGCTGCGCGCGAGATTGCTTACTTTTTCGCTGCCAGCGACCTCTGTAGTCGGTAA